The sequence CATGGCGAGCGAACGATAGCGGCGGCTTCAGGTCTGGTATCGTTCATCCGAAAGAACTTACCGCCGCGCGCCCCGCTGCGGTCGTGCTGCAGCGCGCTACTCCGCGAATAATTCAACCATCGAGAGCTCGAACCCCGGGAGCAGTGCATCGTCTCGGAGCACGTCCTCGCCCTCGAGCAGGCACTGCGCGCCGTCTTCGCGGTAGATCGCGACCTGGCGCGCCTGCGGATCGATGACCCAGACGACGCGCGTGCCGGCGTCGATCCAGTCACCGATCTTCGCGAGCAATGGGCCCGGCCGGTCGGACGGCGATCGCACCTCGACGACGAGGTCTGGGGCGAAATCCGCGTATCCGAGCGGGAGGGCGCCATCGCAACGTTCGCGGGAGATGTACGCCGCATCGGGGGCGCGTACGGTGTCGGGGTCACGCGAAAGCCAGAAGCCGGAATCGCCGCACACGAGGCGCCCCCGCGTTCGTTCAACGCGCCGCGCGTCCCGGTCGCGCGTGAGGTATGAACTCAGCGCGACGACCACGCGCACTTCGATTTCGCCATGACGGCCTCCGGGCGGCTCCTGCACGAGCAGGCACCCGCGCACGAGTTCCACGCGCTTGTCCGGTGCAGGATACGCCAGCAGCTCGTCGGCGGTCATCAGCGCGGCAGGTGTCATCACGCGCGGTATCCCCTGAATCACAGTGGAGGTC comes from Gemmatimonas sp. and encodes:
- a CDS encoding Uma2 family endonuclease; protein product: MTSTVIQGIPRVMTPAALMTADELLAYPAPDKRVELVRGCLLVQEPPGGRHGEIEVRVVVALSSYLTRDRDARRVERTRGRLVCGDSGFWLSRDPDTVRAPDAAYISRERCDGALPLGYADFAPDLVVEVRSPSDRPGPLLAKIGDWIDAGTRVVWVIDPQARQVAIYREDGAQCLLEGEDVLRDDALLPGFELSMVELFAE